A region from the Kineothrix sp. IPX-CK genome encodes:
- a CDS encoding cold-shock protein: MNNSTAKWLDSQKGAGFISDVQDDNDFVQYKTIDEGQSVIFDLMLQKVLMDYKQSMLALHK; the protein is encoded by the coding sequence ATGAATAATAGTACGGCAAAATGGCTTGACTCGCAAAAAGGTGCTGGTTTCATCTCGGACGTTCAGGATGATAATGACTTCGTACAATATAAAACAATAGACGAAGGTCAATCTGTAATATTTGATTTGATGTTGCAAAAAGTACTCATGGACTACAAGCAATCGATGTTAGCCTTGCATAAGTAG
- a CDS encoding LacI family DNA-binding transcriptional regulator, with translation MATIKDIANKLGISVSTVSKGLNGASDISEALRQTVLDTAVEIGYTTKKMKKEEHKKLCVFIENMDYETNNQFGYEIILGFKQAAYRDKWDITVLPINPTFQMQEKYDTYMLKNGYRGGFLLGFSLQDNWMGQLNSTTIPTVLFDNYIRKNPNVAYVGTDSFEGIDIAMEHLISLGHKNIAFLNGSPNSMVSEQRMQAYLDSLASHNLPFNEKLTAYGYYVAESAKYHIPSFLAQGATAILCGNDLIASGVIMECSMHGFRVPEDISVIGFDDLPISAHLDPPLTTIRQNRAELGKCGYFALNGLINHVSISRTMLHAQYIERASTAPAKEYKKTV, from the coding sequence ATGGCAACGATTAAAGATATTGCAAATAAACTGGGGATATCCGTCAGTACCGTATCGAAGGGCTTGAACGGAGCCAGCGACATCAGCGAGGCTTTGCGGCAGACCGTCCTTGATACGGCAGTGGAAATCGGATATACTACGAAGAAAATGAAAAAAGAAGAACACAAAAAACTTTGTGTTTTTATTGAGAATATGGATTATGAGACGAACAACCAGTTCGGTTATGAAATTATCTTAGGCTTTAAGCAGGCGGCATACCGGGACAAATGGGACATTACCGTACTTCCCATCAATCCCACTTTTCAGATGCAGGAAAAATATGACACCTACATGCTGAAAAACGGCTATCGCGGCGGCTTTCTTCTTGGTTTTTCTCTTCAGGATAATTGGATGGGCCAGCTTAACTCCACCACGATTCCCACCGTACTCTTCGATAACTATATAAGAAAGAATCCCAACGTGGCTTATGTGGGAACGGACAGCTTTGAAGGCATCGATATCGCCATGGAACATTTAATTTCCTTAGGTCATAAGAACATCGCCTTTTTGAATGGCTCTCCCAACTCCATGGTCTCTGAGCAACGTATGCAGGCATACTTGGACAGTCTTGCTTCTCATAACCTTCCCTTCAACGAGAAGCTGACCGCATATGGCTATTACGTTGCCGAGAGTGCAAAATATCATATCCCGTCCTTCCTTGCGCAAGGTGCTACCGCCATCCTCTGCGGAAACGATTTAATCGCTTCCGGTGTCATCATGGAATGCAGTATGCATGGCTTTCGTGTTCCTGAGGACATCAGCGTTATCGGCTTCGATGATTTGCCGATTTCAGCCCACTTGGACCCTCCCCTTACTACTATAAGGCAGAACAGGGCAGAACTTGGAAAATGCGGCTATTTCGCGCTGAACGGGTTGATCAACCACGTTTCCATCAGCCGCACAATGCTCCACGCCCAATACATCGAAAGAGCCTCTACGGCTCCCGCGAAAGAGTATAAAAAAACGGTCTGA
- a CDS encoding ABC transporter ATP-binding protein, whose protein sequence is MNRLLLQTKQLCKTFSSDGQQQHVLCNLDIDIYEGDFTIIMGSSGSGKTTLLYALSGMDTPTLGKIIFQGTEIQKFSSDELANFRKKHCGFVFQNIYLLENMSILDNVLTAGYLVNNNKPAIIKRAKELFLQVGLTEEIWSKFPTQLSGGERQRAALIRSLINEPDILFADEPTGALNSSSGKDVLDILTKVNQNGQSIVMVTHDIKAAIRADRIIYLMDGKVCGELHLNKYSEADMEDRFKKARDFLQENNW, encoded by the coding sequence ATGAATAGATTACTTTTACAAACCAAACAATTATGTAAGACGTTTTCATCGGATGGGCAACAGCAGCATGTCCTCTGTAATTTAGATATCGATATTTATGAAGGTGATTTTACCATTATAATGGGAAGCTCAGGCTCAGGTAAGACTACTCTTTTATACGCATTATCCGGGATGGACACTCCTACCCTTGGCAAGATTATTTTTCAAGGTACTGAAATCCAGAAGTTTAGCAGCGATGAGCTAGCTAACTTCAGAAAAAAACATTGCGGATTTGTATTTCAAAACATCTATCTTCTGGAAAATATGAGCATTTTGGATAATGTTCTCACTGCCGGATATCTTGTAAACAATAACAAGCCCGCAATTATCAAACGTGCGAAGGAGCTTTTTCTTCAGGTTGGATTAACAGAAGAAATATGGAGTAAATTTCCTACCCAATTATCCGGCGGCGAAAGGCAGCGTGCCGCTCTTATCCGCTCTTTAATCAATGAGCCCGACATCCTATTTGCGGATGAACCTACCGGAGCACTCAATTCTTCCTCGGGCAAAGATGTCCTGGATATTCTGACAAAAGTAAATCAAAACGGCCAGAGTATTGTAATGGTAACACACGATATAAAAGCTGCCATCAGGGCTGACCGTATCATTTACCTGATGGATGGTAAGGTATGCGGAGAACTTCATCTGAATAAATATTCGGAGGCGGATATGGAAGATCGCTTTAAGAAAGCCCGGGATTTCCTTCAGGAGAACAATTGGTAA
- a CDS encoding metallophosphoesterase family protein codes for MICYDIVKNKYDLAIDGNKIKKEEHMKHIAILADTHGLLLEHVMAELAAADCVIHAGDINTPYVIESIRQLGKTYAVRGNNDGDWAEALPKSITVTIEGVRFFIVHNKKDIPQYLANVDVVIYGHSHKYSAEVTDEVLLLNPGSCGKRRFNLELTMCRMIVDAGHYKYEKVMIPCGNPKDRLSDTKQD; via the coding sequence ATGATATGTTATGACATTGTGAAAAATAAGTATGACCTTGCAATCGATGGTAATAAAATAAAGAAAGAGGAGCATATGAAACATATTGCAATTCTGGCCGATACTCATGGCCTGCTACTCGAACATGTCATGGCTGAGCTGGCTGCAGCTGATTGTGTCATCCACGCCGGAGATATCAACACGCCATATGTTATCGAGTCTATAAGACAGCTCGGAAAGACCTATGCGGTGCGCGGTAACAACGACGGGGACTGGGCGGAAGCTCTGCCTAAGAGCATTACTGTCACTATTGAAGGAGTGAGATTCTTTATTGTTCATAACAAGAAGGATATTCCCCAATATTTGGCAAATGTGGACGTGGTAATCTATGGACATTCCCATAAATATTCCGCAGAAGTTACTGACGAAGTGCTGCTTCTTAATCCGGGAAGCTGCGGTAAACGACGTTTTAATCTGGAGCTCACCATGTGCCGCATGATTGTAGACGCAGGCCATTATAAGTACGAAAAAGTGATGATACCCTGTGGCAATCCCAAAGACCGATTATCGGATACAAAACAGGATTGA
- the malQ gene encoding 4-alpha-glucanotransferase → MGKKRFTRGAGILLSITSLPSAYGIGTLGEEAFRFVDLLVDLKQRYWQVLPIGPTSFGDSPYQSFSAFAGNPYMIDLDDLVKDGLLKREEIRSYNWGSDEHDINYAVLYNNRFRVLEQAYGRFDRKNTDFLSFCEEKKEWLEDYSLFMAIKSESEGKEWLSFHKELREHEAKAVSAYKRKNEEKTGFWKFCQYKFFIQWSRFKSYANSRGIEIIGDVPLYVALDSADVWGHREMFQLGPDGMPDRVAGCPPDAYSADGQKWGNPLYDWKRIEKESFCWWRMRMKENARLYDAMRIDNFSGLLKYYSIPFEKGGVKDGKWEKGPGKKFLDIMEEESGECKIMVEDLGPCVPAVKKMREKMEWPGMKVLQFAFGGDISSEYLPHNYIDRNTAVYAGTHDNETIVGSYRDKTEYELAFLYEYLNIDSKDAIPDAFIRLAYSSIADVVILQMQDILKLGNEARMNHPSTVGSNWRWRVWHDCLSEERRTWIRTISTIYRR, encoded by the coding sequence ATGGGTAAAAAAAGATTTACAAGAGGAGCTGGAATCCTGTTATCGATTACAAGTTTGCCTTCAGCATATGGAATAGGGACATTGGGGGAGGAAGCTTTCCGGTTTGTGGATTTGCTGGTGGATTTGAAACAGCGGTATTGGCAGGTATTGCCGATTGGTCCTACAAGCTTCGGTGACAGTCCTTATCAATCCTTTTCCGCCTTTGCGGGCAATCCATATATGATAGATTTGGATGATTTGGTAAAAGACGGTCTTTTGAAAAGAGAAGAAATCAGAAGTTACAACTGGGGAAGTGACGAGCATGATATCAATTATGCCGTTTTATATAACAACAGATTCAGGGTGCTGGAGCAGGCCTATGGCCGCTTTGACAGAAAGAATACGGATTTTCTTTCCTTTTGTGAGGAGAAAAAGGAATGGTTGGAGGATTACAGCCTCTTTATGGCGATAAAGTCGGAGTCTGAGGGCAAGGAGTGGCTAAGTTTCCACAAGGAACTTCGAGAGCATGAGGCCAAGGCGGTTTCAGCTTATAAGCGTAAGAACGAAGAAAAAACAGGCTTCTGGAAATTCTGTCAATACAAATTTTTTATCCAGTGGAGCCGGTTTAAGTCTTATGCCAACAGCAGAGGGATCGAGATAATCGGAGATGTCCCTCTTTATGTGGCTTTGGACAGTGCAGATGTATGGGGGCATAGAGAAATGTTTCAACTAGGCCCGGATGGAATGCCGGACAGGGTGGCAGGCTGTCCGCCGGACGCATATTCCGCAGACGGTCAGAAATGGGGAAACCCGCTGTATGACTGGAAGCGGATAGAGAAAGAAAGCTTTTGCTGGTGGCGTATGCGGATGAAGGAGAATGCCAGACTGTACGATGCAATGCGGATCGATAATTTCAGCGGTCTTTTGAAATATTATAGCATTCCCTTTGAAAAAGGCGGTGTGAAGGATGGAAAGTGGGAAAAAGGTCCGGGAAAGAAATTCTTAGACATTATGGAAGAAGAATCGGGCGAATGCAAGATTATGGTAGAGGACCTGGGACCCTGTGTACCAGCAGTCAAAAAGATGCGGGAGAAGATGGAATGGCCCGGAATGAAGGTACTGCAGTTCGCTTTCGGCGGAGACATTTCTTCAGAATATCTTCCTCATAATTACATAGACAGAAATACCGCCGTTTATGCGGGGACACACGATAATGAGACAATTGTAGGCAGCTATCGGGATAAGACAGAATATGAGCTTGCTTTTTTATATGAATATCTAAACATAGATTCCAAGGATGCGATTCCGGATGCCTTCATAAGGCTCGCTTATTCCAGCATTGCGGATGTGGTGATTTTACAGATGCAGGATATTCTGAAGCTGGGAAACGAAGCGAGGATGAACCACCCTTCTACGGTAGGGAGCAATTGGCGCTGGCGGGTATGGCACGACTGTTTAAGCGAAGAGCGGCGGACGTGGATAAGGACCATATCTACCATATATAGGCGTTAG
- a CDS encoding extracellular solute-binding protein has product MKKKMLALFMTAAMVASLAGCGSTAATTTEAPAETTEEAPAEEAAPAEEAEIEEEEALTAEILVWGPSEDQSAENGNWLPTMCEQFAALHPNWDITFTYGVCAEGEAKATVTQDVEAAADVYMFANDNLSELVASNAIARLGGETENYVKSTNSQAIVDSVSLDGAVYGVPFTTNTWFMYYDKSVFSEEEASNLDTMIAKAKVAFPLTDSWYIASFYVANGCTLFGNSNDEAQGIDFSGDKATAVTEYLVDLAADPNFVNDADGAGLAGLRDGSISAKFSGSWDYAAVKEALGDNFGARELPTITINGEEKQMMAFAGSKAIGVNPNSDNMQVAVALASYLGSADAQKAHYEMRNIIPCNTELLAEPALQSDALVAAQNAAFDNTAIIQPFVAAMGNYWTPAENMGRAFVNKEVTHANAAEKTEALNDSLNTSVVE; this is encoded by the coding sequence ATGAAAAAGAAAATGTTAGCATTGTTCATGACAGCTGCTATGGTGGCATCTTTGGCAGGCTGCGGAAGTACGGCGGCTACAACGACAGAGGCTCCGGCCGAGACGACAGAAGAAGCACCTGCGGAGGAGGCTGCCCCGGCAGAAGAAGCGGAAATAGAAGAGGAAGAAGCGCTTACTGCTGAAATTCTCGTATGGGGGCCTTCCGAGGATCAGTCAGCAGAAAACGGTAACTGGCTTCCTACTATGTGTGAGCAGTTCGCAGCACTTCATCCGAACTGGGATATCACATTTACCTATGGCGTATGCGCGGAAGGCGAGGCGAAGGCTACCGTAACGCAGGATGTTGAAGCAGCGGCGGATGTATATATGTTTGCAAACGATAACCTTTCAGAATTAGTCGCTTCGAACGCTATTGCAAGATTGGGCGGCGAGACGGAAAACTATGTTAAGAGTACAAATTCCCAGGCGATAGTAGATTCTGTATCCCTTGATGGAGCGGTTTACGGCGTTCCTTTTACAACGAATACATGGTTTATGTACTATGACAAGAGCGTATTTTCTGAGGAAGAGGCCTCTAACCTGGATACGATGATCGCAAAAGCGAAGGTTGCATTCCCTCTTACCGACTCATGGTATATTGCTTCTTTCTATGTGGCGAACGGATGCACTCTGTTTGGAAATAGCAACGACGAAGCGCAGGGAATCGATTTTAGCGGCGACAAAGCGACTGCAGTAACGGAATATCTCGTAGATTTGGCGGCTGACCCGAACTTTGTAAACGACGCTGACGGTGCAGGACTTGCAGGCTTACGCGACGGAAGCATCTCCGCAAAATTCTCAGGTTCCTGGGACTATGCGGCAGTAAAAGAGGCTCTCGGTGATAACTTCGGGGCAAGAGAACTTCCTACGATTACAATTAACGGCGAAGAAAAGCAGATGATGGCGTTTGCGGGTTCCAAGGCGATCGGTGTTAATCCTAACAGCGATAATATGCAGGTTGCAGTTGCTCTTGCAAGTTATTTGGGAAGTGCGGACGCACAGAAGGCACATTATGAAATGAGAAACATCATTCCATGTAATACGGAGCTTTTGGCAGAACCTGCACTTCAGAGCGACGCTCTCGTAGCAGCGCAGAATGCGGCTTTCGACAACACAGCTATTATCCAGCCGTTCGTAGCAGCCATGGGCAATTACTGGACTCCTGCTGAGAACATGGGTAGAGCATTTGTTAACAAAGAAGTAACGCATGCAAACGCAGCGGAAAAAACAGAGGCCCTCAACGATTCATTGAATACATCGGTAGTGGAATAA
- a CDS encoding metalloregulator ArsR/SmtB family transcription factor, whose product MDFIQTLHIITDPTRYQILRLLMERHYCVRAISKKLAISEPAVSQQMNILKKTGIITGSKMGYHMHYLVNIDFMKQILEQFNKEINSVKTEETLTTKCICEYECDRKY is encoded by the coding sequence ATGGATTTTATCCAGACATTGCATATAATCACAGACCCCACCAGATATCAGATCCTTCGTCTGTTAATGGAACGTCATTACTGCGTCCGGGCGATTTCCAAAAAACTTGCAATCAGCGAACCTGCTGTCTCTCAGCAAATGAACATTCTAAAAAAAACCGGTATTATAACAGGATCAAAAATGGGATATCATATGCATTATCTTGTAAATATTGATTTCATGAAACAAATACTCGAACAATTTAATAAAGAGATTAATTCTGTCAAAACAGAAGAAACCCTTACGACGAAATGTATATGTGAATACGAATGTGACAGAAAGTATTAA
- a CDS encoding MATE family efflux transporter — protein MDKEYLINNKPARALALFTLPMIIGNLFQQFYTMADSIIVGRFVSEDALAAIGASYSFTNVFICIAIGGGVGATVITSHYLGAGNYKKMIQSASTALISFLLLSVVLAALGLIFGRTFMIYLNTPENILDMASDYLAIYFWGLPFLFMYNIISAIFNAIGKSRIPLYLLIFSSLFNIGLSVFMVYYMELGVKGAAWATFIAQGVSVVLSFILLIQEFKKYSSYLETAFDTSALTEMSKVALPSILQQSTVAIGMLLVQSVVNSFGSEVLAGFSSAMRVESICIVPMAAIGNAMSSYTAQNLGAGKQDRVRKGYHVVNGYILLFAVVICIILENFHTPIVGLFLGSGGTHLAFQTGTGYLRFMGFFYILLGLKMSTDGLLRGAADMKMFTIANLANLSLRVIIALTMSPHFGISMVWYAVPIGWMTNLAISYSQYRTGKWKTF, from the coding sequence ATGGACAAAGAATATCTAATCAACAATAAACCTGCCAGGGCACTGGCTCTGTTTACCTTGCCTATGATCATAGGTAATTTATTTCAGCAATTTTATACTATGGCCGATTCAATCATTGTCGGCCGTTTTGTAAGCGAGGATGCTCTTGCAGCAATTGGCGCTTCCTATTCTTTCACCAACGTATTTATTTGTATTGCCATAGGAGGCGGCGTGGGAGCTACTGTTATCACAAGTCATTATTTAGGAGCGGGGAATTATAAAAAAATGATACAGTCTGCTTCCACGGCACTGATATCATTTTTATTATTAAGCGTTGTCTTAGCTGCATTGGGACTAATCTTTGGCCGTACCTTTATGATTTATTTAAACACCCCTGAAAACATACTCGATATGGCTTCTGACTATCTTGCAATTTATTTCTGGGGACTTCCATTTTTATTTATGTATAATATAATTTCCGCTATATTTAACGCCATTGGTAAATCTCGGATTCCTTTGTACCTTTTGATTTTCTCCTCTCTATTTAATATTGGACTGTCAGTTTTTATGGTATATTATATGGAGCTTGGCGTAAAAGGTGCTGCATGGGCGACCTTTATAGCGCAAGGTGTATCTGTTGTACTTTCCTTTATTCTGCTGATTCAGGAATTCAAAAAATACTCTTCCTATCTCGAAACTGCTTTTGACACATCCGCCCTTACTGAAATGTCAAAGGTAGCGTTACCATCCATTCTGCAGCAATCGACTGTAGCTATCGGTATGCTTTTGGTTCAATCGGTGGTAAACAGTTTCGGCAGTGAAGTACTGGCTGGATTTTCCTCCGCTATGAGGGTGGAAAGTATTTGCATTGTTCCTATGGCAGCCATAGGAAATGCCATGTCGTCCTACACTGCACAGAATCTGGGCGCCGGAAAACAGGATCGTGTTAGAAAAGGATATCATGTGGTAAACGGATATATCCTATTATTTGCTGTTGTTATCTGCATCATACTGGAAAACTTCCATACGCCCATTGTCGGATTATTTCTGGGAAGCGGCGGAACCCATCTGGCATTTCAGACCGGAACCGGCTATTTGCGCTTTATGGGTTTCTTTTACATCTTATTGGGATTAAAGATGAGTACCGATGGACTGCTTCGAGGAGCTGCCGACATGAAAATGTTTACCATTGCAAATTTGGCAAACTTATCACTCCGGGTCATTATTGCACTTACTATGTCTCCACATTTTGGTATTTCAATGGTGTGGTATGCTGTTCCCATTGGTTGGATGACCAACTTAGCAATCTCTTACTCGCAGTACCGCACCGGAAAATGGAAAACATTTTAG